A portion of the Syngnathoides biaculeatus isolate LvHL_M chromosome 7, ASM1980259v1, whole genome shotgun sequence genome contains these proteins:
- the fetub gene encoding fetuin B, whose product MMNCLHFSLLLALMCVHIDAVPVDPGAMTMESCEDSLAMGAARETLTKINQDRQEGYILALHRLSNAHSTKHGETGIVFYLTLDVVETNCSVLSKKDWKDCEARPTGETPVYGQCKAAIYINRVHRVVRLYKYNCVVRPVPAPRVKQLCPDCSSHISFDNAEVKKTVSKSLEKFNKESGLTKIFALLNITRATAGMAIEMYYHVEYTIQETNCTRNKDTEMDSKCPIMDCEFSHKGFCKASHFHTPIGDSEFSVACEIYEPEAGEREKKLHLLGDKNDHSHNDTHPHNHSHDEAHAADSAHTHDHVHDHTKSHDHHDKTHKHAEDSDHHHTHDHQEGSAHRHAHAHSHDHGHGHDHVHSHHAQAHDHSNDSPNHHHDYKHGGVHTHEHDHEISLDHDHKHSHLHEHEHHHHHHTHDHETTVHDNPEGIFNVLPAMDQVMTLPSFPDVPAGEVGVVLPLVPDPQTPGEMQPTLRPFPTSVSSQCASPKKGETLVQELFEEDPMFKPAA is encoded by the exons ATGATGAACTGTTTACACTTCTCGCTACTGTTGGCATTGATGTGCGTGCACATCGATGCTGTACCAGTGGACCCGGGTGCCATGACGATGGAGTCTTGTGAAGATTCTCTGGCGATGGGCGCTGCAAGGGAAACTCTTACCAAGATTAACCAGGATCGGCAGGAGGGCTACATCCTGGCCCTTCATCGCTTATCCAACGCACATTCCACAAAGCAT GGAGAAACTGGTATTGTTTTCTATCTAActttggatgttgtggagacCAACTGTAGCGTTCTTAGCAAGAAGGACTGGAAGGACTGTGAGGCTCGCCCAACAGGAGAGACACCT GTATATGGTCAGTGCAAAGCAGCTATCTACATAAACAGGGTGCACAGGGTGGTGCGTCTCTACAAGTACAACTGTGTTGTTAGACCAG TTCCAGCACCAAGAGTGAAGCAATTGTGCCCTGACTGTTCATCTCACATTAGTTTTGATAATGCTGAAGTTAAGAAGACAGTCTCCAAATCTCTGGAGAAGTTCAACAAGGAAAGTGGATTGACCAAGATATTTGCGCTGCTGAATATTACCCGAGCAACAGCAGGG ATGGCCATCGAAATGTATTACCATGTTGAGTACACCATCCAGGAGACAAACTGCACCAGGAACAAAGATACCGAGATGGACAGCAAATGTCCTATCATGGACTGCGAGTTTTCT CACAAAGGTTTCTGTAAGGCTTCCCACTTCCACACTCCCATCGGTGATAGTGAGTTCAGCGTAGCTTGTGAGATCTATGAGCCTGAG GCTGGTGAAAGAGAGAAGAAATTACACCTTTTGGGCGACAAGAATGATCACAGTCACAACGACACACACCCGCACAATCACAGTCACGATGAAGCACATGCTGCAGACTCAGCCCACACTCATGACCATGTCCATGACCACACGAAGAGTCATGATCACCATGATAAAACTCACAAGCATGCAGAGGATAgtgaccaccaccacacacacgaCCATCAAGAGGGAAGTGCCCACAGGCACGCTCACGCCCATTCACACGACCACGGACATGGACATGATCATGTGCATTCTCACCACGCCCAGGCACACGATCATAGCAACGACTCACCTAATCACCACCATGACTACAAACATGGAGGGGTGCACACCCATGAGCATGACCACGAAATTTCCCTGGACCATGACCACAAGCACAGTCATTTGCATGAGCATGagcaccaccatcatcatcatacgCATGACCATGAGACAACAGTCCATGACAATCCGGAAGGCATTTTTAATGTGTTGCCAGCCATGGACCAAGTGATGACCCTGCCTTCCTTCCCTGATGTACCTGCAGGGGAAGTAGGTGTTGTACTTCCTCTTGTCCCTGATCCTCAAACCCCAGGGGAGATGCAACCAACTCTTCGGCCCTTCCCCACTTCAGTTTCATCTCAGTGTGCATCACCAAAAAAAGGTGAAACACTGGTGCAGGAACTCTTTGAAGAAGACCCCATGTTCAAGCCAGCCGCCTAA